The genomic DNA ttttatcacattCATAAAAATATCTGTGCTTCAAGTTCATTTGTAAGCATATGTTTTACTGTGAACCTGATCgtaataagagaaaaatacttaACACTTGTATGGGCAGCAGAAGCTGCAGGGTGGGGTGAGTAGGCGAGGTTGTAGACAAAAGAATTCCAATCTAGGTGTCAAGACCTCCAAAGCAGAATATGCTTCACAATATTAAGAATGGATATAGTCTCACCTGCGTCATTTGGAAggattttcacaggaaaatctgGCAAGAATCTGCTTCCCTGGCTGGTAAGGTCCTATTAGGTGCTTCGCAATAACCCCATTTCCTATAGTCCCACCCTACCCCCATCCCCAAGGTTTTAAGATTTCTACTAAATGGATATTATATTTCCCAGTCCCTTAAAATCGGGGAGTTCAGAATGTGTAAAACTTGGTTAGTAAGTTGTAGAAAGTTGGGTGGGCTGAAGTTTTCAGATACAGTTCTGGCAAGATATGGCAAtgtaaaatttctgttttcttttaggaaagtACATGCAGCCATTTGGAAAATTAGCTACATCTGACTTTTCCAGCTCATCATGAATTACATGAATGCTGTGTCTGGTGAATGACAGTCCAATTTTTccagtttaaaagcaaaagagtGTGTCCAATAATTAAAGGCAGATGGCACCAACATAATCATGGAGGAGTTACTGCTTCTTTGACAGAAGCCAAGTTTTAGGGCGTTATGCTCACATAAGACATTTCTCATTCCCCTGTAAGACATGGCATGTAGAGAATTTAGGAGGCAGAGAAGAATTTGTAAAGCCAACCCCACACCACCTCATAATTCTGTCACACAAGCATCAACAGTAGGTAAAGATTTCTAGATCTAGAGCCATTAAAAGTAAAGGGTTATCCTTTTACATTTAATCCGATGAATTTTGTCTGAAAAAATGCTGTTAGTCATATGGATGAATCATACTGTTCAAAAGCATTCCGTGTTTTTAATGGCTTggcttttcctttatttcacaATATTTAAATAAGCTTCTCTGATCTGATCCCTGTGTTCCTGGTTCCCTCTCACTTAATTTTTAGCAGCTTCTTGTGTGAGGGGTGGGATGAAGGAGGGAAATTCTGTTTTGCAATCATATGGAGGGGTGAAGATAAAGGAGGAAAACTGTTTTGGTCCAATTTATACAAACAATTTCTAGATTTATAGATCCTTTAGCAGCAAAAAGCCATCAAGAAAATTGTTTCTGGCCACACATACGTGTTATTCTGCTTATTTacatatcaaataaaaataaatggaggaagggaaggcgaggggaataaatgtttattgagccaGGCACTGAGCTTGGTTATTTTCAATAACATGAAGAGAAATATAATGGTCATATTATATTGGGATGATTTTGTTTGGCAAGCATTGTTTTTGGCATGCAGTAAAAATGAAGATGTGTGGTAATAGCAATTAGCATTATTTCCCATACTGTTGATAAGGATTTAAGTGTCCACGTTGTCCCATCAAAATGGGAGGAGACAAATGAATAAATCCATGAAAACCAGAAAGCATAATGTGCAATAACCAAAGATTTACAGAATTAAAGATGCAAGATAAATCAGATGACCACTGTCGTCTATGATTAtttaaggctaaaaaaaaaatacagtaagttCATGtagaaatgagtttttaaaatcaaaacaaggTTATTTCTCATGTAGGGCTGACTTTTCCCACCTCATAATATATTTGATGATTAAAATCAAATGAGGAAAAGATTGATTTCTAGGGCCTTTAGGGAAATCAAATTGTGAGAAATACCATTTTCATGGCTTTGGATGACCACCTTGCGGTGACTCACTGTTAGGAAAAAATCTGCATCTATGGTTTTACTGGTTTTTCATCTGGTGACTTCCTATGTATTTTCTGACCCTTATTTGTCAGCcagtttttagaaaatgtaaaaatggttACTGAGAAAATCTAGTGTAAACTTACAAACTGGTGAATTAGAAGATGTCTTCTCATGTAAatacaaaaccaaaccaaacccctGCAAATTACTGTAACACTCACTTCTAATTTCTCATATAATGTTAAAGAATTTTGCTTGGCATTTTctagggagagaaaaaaagcagaggtAGTGATAGCTTTGAAAATAtggaaacttgctattccatggcCTTCACTTCCATATGGCTTTACAGAAGACACAGCTCTCCTAACAGGTTGGTTCTAGACTGCTTTGGTTTCCATGTGAGATTCTGAAGTTATCTGAAATGACTGATGAAGCCCCTAAACGAGCCTCATGGTGCAAATAATACCCAAGAAGTATCACAGGTCACATGAAGCAAAGCTGAGGGGTTGCTGGATATAAACAATTGTTGGATTGTACTTAAAACATTTACCCCAGATCAGCTGTGCGATGGTAAATTACACTGACCTCTAGACAGAGATTGTGAAAAAAATGAGTACATTCACGATTTCAATAGAAATATATGATTACatatttttgtcagttttgttttccAGACACAGACACAATGAAATATGTATGGATAGATTCTAAGTCattaaacaattattttcctttgtattactTGGTGAGTTACACAACACGAGGATTAGGTATTTCAATGTGTCATATAGTTTTTGAACCACAGAAAGCAAGACAATGTAAAATTCCAGAGCAGTTACTTTAAAATCAGGAACGTTACATggcaaatacaccaaaactctgTCACAGAAAATAGTCAAAGTGTGAGACGCGATGTCTTTCATTTCTAAACGGTAAGCAGCTTTGAAGGAAGGACATTAAGATGAGATGGGGAGGTAGTTACTTTTCaaacttcaaaatcattttatcaggaatttttataaaacaaattctTCTTCAGGAGCATCCTGGCCCTAAGTTTTTCAATTTCAAATAACCTAACGGCAAGATTTTCCCCACTCAAGATTTGTGAAATTTGTGTGGAAAAACTCAAGACTGTATTTGGAAGTGAAGTATAATTTGACCATCACTATTAAAGGTTATTTTTCATAGTACTACTTCAGTAACTGAAGTGTATAgagtcattttttctttttaatcagcaGCAGGTAAAAAGTTAACTAACAGACTCTGCTTATCTAGAGGTCTTTCTCTTCACTGACCACAACCACATGAACAGTGTATGCTCTTCCACTTTACACATCAAAGTGCTTCCTGACATGAGATCAGAGCATATATCAAAGGAATCGATGTGGACAAATGGTGGTGGGCACACGGCACTGTGAGTTATGGACATCTCTTAGCCATAAACTCAGAACACCGAGCAGATTAGAGTCACTACTTCCAATCAGATTTGGGGTTAACAGGCTACGCTCAGCCTTTTGTGGACTCTTGAGATGCTCAAACCTCTGCAAACATCTTATTTTCTATCgttctgtcttttcctttcattgaAATAGATGCCATAATGGTCTCAGACCAAAATTCACCTTCCTGAAAGACTCAAGGCTAGGGAGACAACTCCTATTTGATCTGCATATGATATATGTGCTGACCATAAGTCCAGACCATTATTATACACAGAACTTCTGGTTAGATCATAAGCTCACAAGCAatcttttttgtctttctaaGTTTCTACTTGAGACCTCCACAACCAAGTCTTCAACATAGCCTGGATTTACTAACGGACTTTGAGTCTGTACCTAAAATATTGATCAAATGCATATGCAGTATGTTAGGAACAATTGGAGCTGAtgatttaaaagtgaaataaaatgagcACATCATTGAAGAGGAGGActtgtatttctttaatgaagGGAGATAATTTGTTAGCTGAATTAAGATACAAAGCATCGGTTAATAATCACTGTTGGAAACTATTTAGTGAGTCGTGGAATCAAAGAGTCAGAGTTTAAAAAGACATTGGAGATTATTTGGTCTAACATTTCcttcagaggaaactgaggctcagagaaaggagTTGCTCTAAGGCAACACAGTTAGGACTAGAACCTGGGTCTCTGCATCCTTCCATCCGACTACAGGACTCCTTAATTGAAAATAGATCATAATTTAATAAAGAGTGCTAATTGACCGTAGAATTATGGTCTTGGCTTTACTGAATGAGTGGTAGTAATTTACTTGCTAATTGGCGTTTTTTAAGGATTCAATTCAAGGTGAATTTTTAGCCATAACATTTTGTCCCCATATATACCAAATTATATGTGAAGAGAAGATTATTTTTGAATGTTTGTACTATCAGAGTCATTGATTTACATCTTGGAGGAGATTGGACTATTCTGGGAAAGGTTTAGGCTGTCCTGGCTTTGAAGGGAAGAATCTTTGGTCAATGCTTCTCAAGGCGGAATATATTTCCTGATCCTCTTAGAAGTTGTGTGTACTTTTGTGGATCATTCACTACTATTATGTGAATCCTAAACCaccaatagattttttaaaaaatgatgcctTCTCCTAACACACAGTATTGTTTAATGCAAATCATGTAGACTCGACCTGTACTTTCTGGGAGAGGATCACTCCACACACTAAAATAACCTGTAGTGGAATTGATCATTTAGgcaatgcttctcaaacttcattgTGCACATGACTCATCTGGGGATCTTAGGAAAAttctgattctgattctgtaggttTGGGGCAACGGGaccaagattctgcatttccaagCAGCATCCAGGTGATGTGACAAAGCTGGCCCTTGGACTGTATTTTGAGTAGCAAGGGTCTTGGGGATTGAATAAACTTGGACAACTTTGCCAAATATTCCTGTCACTCTTAACATGTTGTTTGTATACTGGGAGAATAGAGCTCAGAGTTACTACTTTTGCAACTCTGGAAGCCCTGGCAATGTGTTCACTTTCAAACATCAGGCTACCTCTGAGTCCAGCTTGTATCATCATGGACTTATTGGGGCTGAATATTTAACTCACAGAGAGAGTTCAAATTCTCTATGTCCCAGCTAGTGAGTGGACATCGAAATGGATTTGACATCAGGTGAAATGAAAGACAGAGGCGGACAGCTGGATGAGTCATGGATGttctctttaaaatggagatcCAGGCTTTTGATTGCTCTTGGAGAGCCTGCCCTTGGAACTGACTTGGAGATTCTAACTACCAGACCCTGGTCTTTGCAGCTGTTCTCACTGTTCCACAAATGCCTGGTTTCTTGGAACTTGGATTTGGACACTTCTGACATGAGTGCTGTCTCTGCTTCTGCCAAAATTTTGCAAATGGATCTGCTCCCAAGAGATACAAACTCCTGGCTTTACTTAAAATGTCTTTGTTGCTCCAGATtgctcagaaaaacaaaacaaaatccctcTCTCTAAAACAGTATGTTAGATGTCACCACTCCCCCTTTTCATGGGAGCTTTATGTGTATCTACCTAGAGAAGAGCAGAAGCCCCAAGAAGCCCCAAATCACAGGAGAAGTAATTTGTGGTCTGTGGAGAGCCCTGAAACTCTGGGCCGGTGACTGTTGCTTAAAGTATCCTGAAGAGTAAGACTCAGATAAACTAACTGCACTGTGTGGGAAATTGAATATTGTCACCCACTTCCTATTCCTCAGTGGCCTTTGGGTTGATATGGCATCTTATTCCACAAACAGGGACTGCATATACTACTGTGTCCTGGAAATACTCATTATCACCTTGTAGCAGAAAATCCTGCCCCCACTGAAAACGTAAACAGCTGTACTGGGAAGATAGAAAATAGTCTTTTATTTTACCTAAGTGATAGAAAAATAGTCTTCAAAAATACACTGTTAAACTTACGGGTTTATGTTAAAGCGCAGTTTGTATATACAGTAAGGCAGTACTTCCATCAGCATCCTGTTGTGATTCTTTAAATTAAGGTTAgtcttttgagattttttttttactaacagAAGACTAGGGGGTATAATAAATTATCATGCTAAAATgaagcaagaaaatatttcagaaagattTGTCACATGAAACTCATTTGCCTCTTGTGTAAGAATATTTCACTTTCTAAAACTATAATCTCTAGAAGCTCTAGAATGGAATATAATTTAGGGGGAAAATCCATGCTCAACAAATTCaaactattttaagaaaaaattggaGGCATCCTTTTTACTTACAAATTGGCAATGCATCATCGTGATAATAGGAACTGATGTAAACAATTTGTCAGGTGTTCTGGAATGCACTCTTTCTTTAAATGGATCGTATTTAGTTAACTGTAATAAAATGAAGGAGGAGTGCAAAGGTTGAGCAACTGGTTTTCAAAAGCAGTTTTCATGGCGTTTTCCTTGTATCTACCATCTTCCTGTGGTAAACAATTCTGacgatttcatttccttctgcaACGTACTGAACCATGAAAGCCTTTTTCAGAGGCTATACCTATTGGTACTGTCTCTAAACAGTACTAGACAATGTGCTTTTGTTTCATTGAACACATAATTTTGTTACTAAGAGCAAAAAGTAAATCTACAAATCACAGGAAACGAAAATGATTTGTTCTGGAATCAGCTGTTGGAGAAAGGCAACCGGTTGAAAATGGAGCGTGAAAAGGagtgaattctgagttttggtaGTGTCCTTCTAACCCCATGCTGGAGCATTCTCTGGTAGAGTGCATTTCACGGACTCTGTAGTGTTACCTGAAGAGAAATCACATTCTAACCCATCCTTTCGTGAATCAAGCTATCACTGAAAGGAGTGCATAAAACACGCGGGATCCAGGTAATCCAAGCCGCCCAGCTGGAGTCTGCGGTGGCTTGGCCCTGCGGGGAAGGGGACCAGGTCTTTCTCAGCTGCATTCTGTGGCAGGGAGTGCGGGACCTCCTTGGCTGGCTCTTCAAACAAAGCCAGGTTTTGAGCTCGAGGATCCTGCACTAACACCAGGATGTTGTCATCCATCACCCGGGACACCTTCGAGTACTCCTTGCTGGTTTCAGGAGCGCCAGCTTTGTCCGCCTGGTTGCTGTTCTCGTTCTGTTTGGGGAGCAAGGACAGTGCTCCATCTTTGCTGATCTTGTGGATCTCCACGTACTCCAAGGGCTTGGCAGAGATAAAGGGGGTTTTGTCCTGGGGCAGCAGCCACACCGTATCTTGGTCAGTCTTGGAATGGAAGCTTTCCAACTCCCTCTGCTCGGCGGCCTTTCTCTCCCCACCAGCCTCAGTGGTTTTCGAGGGTTTTAAAGCATATTTGTCTGTTTTGTCCAACAAAGTGGCTGAGGCACCCGCCGTGCCCAGGGCCAGCTTACATACATCAGCAAGGTTGTGGTAAGAAGATCTGGGGTTGTGCATGCCAGGGGGCTGCGAGAAAGGCCACGTTGAAGATTTGGATCCGTCGGCATGAAAGTAGGGGATTTTGCCTTCCACGCTTGTGCTCTGAGGGTCTCGGGTGCGGGTCACGTTCGTTCCCGGATTCTCTGGCTTCTCCATGCCCTCAGGAGGGTGGAACTTGGAGGGAGGGGCTCGAGGTTCATCACACTTTTCAGACAAAAGGGAAGGGCTATCGCAGCTGCCCCGGCCCGAGTCACTGTCCAGATCCAGGTGTGTGGGCTTGGTGCCTGGACCTGGGTGTTCTTTTGAGTGCGCTGGCATCAGCTGCTGGTCCTCGCTGTCATCCACTTCCAGGAACTCCACCAGCAAGTCCTCGCAGTCCGAAGTGGGAGGAAAACCCTGGCATCCCAGGGCGCTCAGAAGCTCTTCGGACTTGCCCTTCTATGAAAACACAGACACATGGACAGAAAAGGCTGTTAGCTTAGCTTTGTAAGACTCCGCAGCAACATCACAGCCAAGCCTGTGTTCGTGACTGTGGGCAGGTGGGATGTGGTCACGGCCTAGCAGAATTTCCCAAACCTTTGTGTCCCAGGCCATCTATAATCACCTCCTGGACGACAAgtcatctaattttttaaagtcaattcATGATTTTAACTTAGTCTTTCTCTAAGCAGTTATGATCATGAGTTTAATGGGCCAGTAGTATATACCCATGTAATAAAAATCTAACTATTAAATAGAAAAGCTTGGGAAGCTTCTAAAACCGCTGTGCTCATGTGTGCACTGGGCACTCTGGGACTCACTGGCTCTGAGGTCTGGCTGTTAGCCTCCTAaccctgtccccccaccccaaagcctGGCAATGGTTTGTTGATCCTGgacttttccttctcctcttctggctgcccccatcctccctgctcctcctggcCTGCTTGTTCTCTCTTCCTactccatttcccctccccttccctcccttcccaccaaCCCAGattctcccctctccttctgttcctctccctcctcctcctcctctctgtccttccctccccttccccctcattctcctgcctcctcttcttaCATTCAACTCTTCTCCCTCATCCCATCCTCTGACTTAGGTCAGGGACTGGTGCCTACATCTTGGCTCTAGCACTTATTAAAGGGTTTATGGTTTTGGGCAAGCTGCTCTGTGATCCTCAGTGTCTCCATTTGTCAAATGGGAATACTAGCCCCCATCTAGGAAATTTCTTTTGTGGATCAGAGGTAATGTCATTAAAAatccaagaacttttttttttttaaacacaaaaagcAGTTATTCTCTCATGAAGTTTCTGTGGCTAAAAGGTCAAACTGCCAGCTGGACAATCATTAATTTTGTCAGTTGAGATGTTCATGCTGAGTCTACAAAAGTCAGCGTGAGAGACTGGACAGTGGTGGTAAGAGCACTGGAGCAGGAACTCAAATTCTGGGGCTCCAGTTCTTGCTCTGCTATCTGCAATCAAGGTGAAGGCAGTCCAGCCAAATCCCCTGGGACTCCTGTTTCACATTCTCATGCTTTTGGCCTCCTAGTGGCTGGGCCAAGTGACAACACGTGCAGGTAACTGCTTTTTATACACATCAGTGTTAAGCTGAAGgtcaaactgaaactctgtatgtCAACCTGCAGAAAAATTTAAACTGTTCTAACC from Camelus bactrianus isolate YW-2024 breed Bactrian camel chromosome 3, ASM4877302v1, whole genome shotgun sequence includes the following:
- the PRLR gene encoding prolactin receptor yields the protein MKENVASTLVFILLLFLNTNLLNGQSPPEKPEIFKCRSPEKETFTCWWKPGADGGLPTNYTLTYHKEGETVTHECPDYRTGGPNSCYFNKKHTSIWTIYIITVNATNQMGSSSSEPRYVDVTYIVEPDPPVNLTLELKQPEDRKSYLWMKWFPPTLVDVRSGWLTLQYEIRLKPEKVAEWETHFAGQQTQFKILSLYPGQKYLVQVRCKPDHGFWSEWSPESSIQIPNDFSTKDTTVWIFVAVLSAVVCLIMVWAVALKGYSMVTCILPPVPGPKIKGFDTHLLEKGKSEELLSALGCQGFPPTSDCEDLLVEFLEVDDSEDQQLMPAHSKEHPGPGTKPTHLDLDSDSGRGSCDSPSLLSEKCDEPRAPPSKFHPPEGMEKPENPGTNVTRTRDPQSTSVEGKIPYFHADGSKSSTWPFSQPPGMHNPRSSYHNLADVCKLALGTAGASATLLDKTDKYALKPSKTTEAGGERKAAEQRELESFHSKTDQDTVWLLPQDKTPFISAKPLEYVEIHKISKDGALSLLPKQNENSNQADKAGAPETSKEYSKVSRVMDDNILVLVQDPRAQNLALFEEPAKEVPHSLPQNAAEKDLVPFPAGPSHRRLQLGGLDYLDPACFMHSFQ